A stretch of Phragmites australis chromosome 12, lpPhrAust1.1, whole genome shotgun sequence DNA encodes these proteins:
- the LOC133886219 gene encoding growth-regulating factor 8-like has protein sequence MAGGQDVFLGVARASPPPPPPPPSCSPLLGSTTSSDGPQMLSFSSNGASGLGLSSGASSMQGVLARVRGPFTPTQWMELEHQALIYKHFAVNAPVPSSLLLPIRRSIYPWSTFGSSSLAWAPYRPGCADAEPGRCRRTDGKKWRCSRDAVGDQKYCERHLNRGRHRSRKHVEGQKATPTISGPAMAVSGGVSSRSHSVAWQQQVKSSAANATDPFSREPNRKLLDKQNIHGQFSVSTSMDSFDFSSSRSSLNHDKVALSPVELQHDHDQAYIVQGAGSSAENSNKLQESRLLVSRETIDDGPLGEVFKSKNCQIASGDTLTDERTASRKSHSPTGILQMTSKFSSVSSSNTMPAENHISRNGSLTMRLLNSQTVTKALVQADLVGTTNN, from the exons ATGGCAGGAGGCCAGGATGTGTTCTTGGGGGTGGCAagggcgtcgccgccgccgccgccgccgcctccctcttgCTCCCCCCTTCTTGGATCCACCACCAGCTCTGATGGGCCGCAGATGCTGAGCTTCTCCTCCAATGGCGCATCAG GGTTGGGTCTGAGCTCAGGGGCCAGCAGCATGCAGGGGGTGTTGGCAAGGGTGAGGGGGCCGTTCACTCCAACTCAGTGGATGGAGCTGGAACACCAGGCCCTGATCTACAAGCACTTTGCTGTGAATGCTCCTGTGCCGTCCAGCTTGCTCCTCCCCATCAGAAGAAGCATCTATCCATGGAGTACTTTCGGCTCTAGCTCCT TAGCATGGGCGCCGTATCGTCCTGGCTGTGCTGATGCAGAACCAGGAAGATGTCGCCGTACCGACGGCAAGAAGTGGCGGTGCTCTAGAGACGCTGTTGGGGACCAAAAGTACTGTGAGCGACACCTAAACCGTGGTCGCCACCGTTCAAGAAAGCATGTGGAAGGCCAAAAGGCAACACCCACCATTTCAGGACCAGCCATGGCTGTCTCTGGTGGTGTATCGTCGCGCAGCCATTCTGTGGCTTGGCAGCAGCAGGTGAAAAGCTCAGCTGCTAATGCGACCGATCCTTTCTCCCGAGAGCCCAACAG GAAGTTGCTGGACAAACAGAATATACACGGCCAATTTTCAGTATCCACCTCCATGGATTCCTTTGACTTCTCATCGTCACGTTCTTCCCTAAACCATGACAAGGTAGCATTGTCACCAGTGGAGTTGCAGCATGATCATGACCAAGCATACATTGTGCAGGGAGCAGGCAGTTCTGCAGAAAACAGTAACAAGTTGCAGGAAAGTCGGTTACTAGTCTCCAGGGAAACAATTGATGACGGACCTCTAGGCGAGGTTTTCAAAAGCAAGAATTGCCAAATAGCATCTGGAGACACCTTAACCGACGAACGGACTGCGAGCCGCAAGTCGCATTCTCCAACTGGAATCCTACAAATGACTAGTAAGTTCAGTTCAGTGTCCAGCAGCAACACAATGCCAGCAGAGAATCACATAAGTAGAAATGGCTCTCTCACAATGAGATTGTTGAATTCTCAGACTGTCACAAAAGCACTTGTTCAGGCTGATCTTGTTGGAACCACAAATAACTGA